A window from Salminus brasiliensis chromosome 7, fSalBra1.hap2, whole genome shotgun sequence encodes these proteins:
- the tlk1b gene encoding serine/threonine-protein kinase tousled-like 1-B isoform X3, giving the protein MDELQSLDPRRQELLEARFMGAVSGNTGGSTGSTSGGAKGLNNNECSNHSFGSLGSLSDKESENSDLKRGGSPAYSTPEKKHSESSRRKRKADNQSESNQGKSSGRGAKISDYFDLQGGNGSSPVRGIPPVLRSPHGSHSAPGSIVRQNSSSPTSLCFTDPTTHPKQLSSRTVQTDLTLLKLAALESNKNLDLEKKEGRIDDLLRANCDLRRQIEEQQKLLERYKERLNKCTTMSKKLLIEKSTQEKQSCREKSMQDRLRLGHFTPVRHGASFTEQWTDGYAFQNLIKQQEWVNQQREDIERQRKLLAKRKPPSTTPSQSPTPYGESKPRKTKAVNGADSDPFLKPSLPTLLTVAEYHEQEEIFKLRLGHLKKEEAEIQAELERLERVRNLHIRELKRISNEDSSQFKDHPTLNDRYLLLHLLGRGGFSEVYKAFDLFEQRYAAVKIHQLNKNWREEKKENYHKHACREYRIHKQLDHPRIVKLYDYFSLDTDTFCTVLEFCEGNDLDFYLKQHKLMSEKEARSIVMQIANALRYLNEIKPPIIHYDLKPGNILLVDGTACGEIKITDFGLSKIMDDDNYGVDGMDLTSQGAGTYWYLPPECFVVGKEPPKISNKVDVWSVGVIFFQCLYGRKPFGHNQSQQDILQENTILKATEVQFPPKPVVSNEAKAFIRRCLAYRKEDRYDVHQLCSDSYLLPHIRRSNSSGNLQATPSSPASSGIISY; this is encoded by the exons ATGGATGAGTTGCAGTCTCTGGACCCACGCCGCCAGGAGCTACTGGAGGCCCGCTTTATGGGGGCCGTCAGCGGCAACACAGGTGGCAGCACAGGAAGTACCAGCGGAGGAGCcaag GGGTTGAACAATAATGAGTGCTCTAACCACAGCTTTGGCAGTCTGGGGTCATTAAGTGATAAAGAGTCAGAG AACTCTGATCTGAAAAGAGGAGGTTCTCCTGCATATTCG aCACCTGAGAAGAAGCACTCTGAGTCgtcaagaagaaagagaaaagctgACAACCAGTCAGAGAGCAACCAAG gAAAGTCTTCCGGCAGAGGGGCTAAGATCAGCGATTATTTTGAC CTGCAGGGTGGAAATGGCTCCAGTCCAGTAAGGGGTATTCCTCCTGTCCTCCGCTCCCCGCACGGCTCGCACTCTGCACCTGGATCTATT GTCAGACAGAACAGCTCCTCACCCACCAGCCTGTGTTTCACTGATCCCACGACACACCCAAAGCAGCTCAGCAGCAGAACTGTGCAG ACTGACCTTACGCTGTTGAAGCTCGCTGCACTTGAGAGCAATAAGAATCTTGATCTGGAGAAAAAGGAAGGAAGAATAGATGATCTGCTCAGG GCTAACTGTGACCTCCGGAGACAGATTGAGGAACAGCAGAAGCTGCTGGAGAGATATAAAGAGCGACTGAACAAATGCACTACCATGAGCAAAAAACTCCTCATTGAGAAG AGTACGCAGGAGAAACAGTCATGTCGGGAGAAAAGCATGCAGGACCGCTTGCGACTTGGCCACTTCACCCCTGTCCGACACGGAGCTTCATTTACAGAGCAGTGGACTGACGGATATGCCTTCCAGAACCTGATCAA ACAACAGGAGTGGGTGAACCAGCAGAGGGAAGACATTGAAAGGCAGCGGAAACTTCTAGCAAAGCGCAAACCCCCCAGTACGACCCCCTCTCAGAGTCCCACCCCATATGGAGAATCCAAACCCAGAAAGACCAAAGCAGTGAACGGAGCCGACAGTGACCCCTTCCTCAAACCCAGCCTACCTACTCT GTTGACTGTAGCAGAATATCACGAACAGGAAGAAATCTTCAAACTGAGACTGGGCCATCTTAAAAAG GAGGAGGCAGAAATCCAGGCTGAGTTGGAGCGTTTAGAGCGAGTGAGAAATTTGCATATTCGTGAACTGAAGAGAATCAGTAATGAGGACAGCTCTCA GTTTAAAGATCATCCTACTCTCAATGATCGATATCTACTTTTGCACTTGCTGGGAAGAGGAGGATTCAGTGAGGTTTACAAG GCATTTGACCTGTTTGAACAGCGCTATGCTGCCGTTAAGATCCACCAACTCAACAAGaactggagagaagagaaaaaggaaaactaTCATAA ACATGCCTGTAGGGAATATCGAATCCACAAGCAACTGGACCATCCCAGAATAGTCAAACTGTACGACTACTTCTCCCTGGACACAGACAC ATTCTGCACAGTGTTGGAGTTCTGTGAGGGAAATGATCTGGACTTTTATCTGAAGCAGCACAAGTTGATGTCTGAGAAAGAAGCGCGCTCCATTGTCATGCAGATTGCTAACGCTCTCCGATACCTCAACGAGATCAAGCCGCCGATCATTCACTATGACCTCAAACCAG GGAACATTCTGCTGGTGGATGGTACGGCGTGCGGAGAGATAAAAATCACGGATTTCGGTCTTTCGAAGATCATGGATGATGATAACTATGGGGTTGATGGCATGGACCTGACCTCGCAGGGGGCTGGAACTTACTG GTATTTACCACCAGAGTGTTTTGTAGTTGGAAAAGAACCTCCAAAGATTTCCAACAAAGTAGACGTTTGGTCTGTGGGTGTCATTTTCTTCCAGTGTCTGTATGGACGCAAG CCTTTTGGCCATAATCAGTCCCAGCAGGACATCCTCCAGGAGAACACCATCCTCAAAGCCACTGAAGTCCAATTCCCTCCTAAACCTGTGGTCAGCAATGAGGCCAAG GCGTTTATTCGGCGCTGTTTGGCCTATAGAAAGGAAGATCGTTACGATGTCCACCAGCTGTGCAGCGACTCCTACCTGCTTCCGCACATCAGACGCTCCAATTCGTCAGGAAACCTGCAGGCCACGCCCTCTAGCCCCGCCTCTTCTGGCATCATCTCCTACTGA
- the gorasp2 gene encoding Golgi reassembly-stacking protein 2, translated as MGGSQSVEIPGGGSEGYHVLRVQENSPGHRAGLEPFFDFIVSINNTRLNKDNDTLKDLLKANVEKPVKMLVYSSKTLELREATVTPSNMWGGQGLLGVSIRFCSFEGANENVWHVLEVESNSPAALAGLRPYTDYIIGADTVMNESEDLFSLIETHEGKGLKLYVYNTDTDSCREVVITPNGAWGGEGSLGCGIGYGYLHRIPTRPFEEGKKISFPGHTSSEPSSPLKDGFTEVQLSAVTPSPVSQSAPTGLEDGLSGLSLSSAPSSIPTELHTGVPTVPLLPTQVSPALGTLPSVNPTTTLPGLMPLPAGLPPLPNLPNLPNLNIPLPDLSAVSLAGISGLPSSTGLPSLAPLAPLPPLNLPGMAPLSMSGVLPSTLSAMPGVSLPSDLVPSVAPTTVPLTANQTPALILDATPTPAVMDARTETLIATEKTSQDTTEVSAQATPESS; from the exons ATGGGGGGCTCTCAGAGCGTAGAGATCCCCGGTGGGGGCTCGGAGGGTTATCACGTACTCCGG GTACAGGAGAACTCCCCTGGACACCGGGCAGGACTGGAGCCTTTCTTTGACTTCATCGTGTCCATCAACAACACCAGACTG AACAAGGACAATGACACACTGAAAGACCTTTTGAAGGCTAACGTGGAGAAGCCAGTGAAGATGCTGGTGTACAGCAGTAAGACGCTGGAGCTGAGGGAGGCCACAGTTACCCCGAGCAACATGTGGGGTGGCCAAGGCCTTCTTGGAGTCAGCATCCGTTTCTGCAGCTTTGAGGGGGCTAATGAGAACGTTTGGCATGTTCTG GAGGTCGAGTCGAATTCTCCAGCTGCCCTTGCAGGACTGAGGCCGTACACAGACTACATCATCGGGGCAGACACAGTTATGAATGAG TCAGAGGACTTGTTCTCATTGATAGAAACCCATGAGGGCAAAGGACTAAAACTCTACGTTTACAACACAGACACTGACAGCTGCAGAGAAGTCGTTATAACTCCCAATGGTGCCTGGGGAGGAGAGGGCAG TCTGGGCTGTGGTATTGGTTATGGGTACCTGCATAGGATTCCCACACGGCCCTTTGAGGAGGGAAAGAAGATAAGCTTTCCTGGACACACTTCCAGTGAACCATCAAGCCCACTAAAGGACGGCTTCACTGAG GTTCAGCTTTCTGCAGTAACCCCGTCTCCAGTCTCACAGTCTGCACCCACTGGACTTGAAGATGGTCTCTCTGGCCTTTCACTCAGCTCTGCCCCATCATCTATACCCACTGAACTACACACAG GTGTGCCCACGGTCCCCCTGCTCCCCACTCAGGTCAGTCCGGCCCTGGGTACTCTACCTTCAGTCAACCCCACCACTACGCTACCAG GATTAATGCCGTTACCTGCTGGCCTTCCTCCGCTGCCCAACCTTCCAAACCTGCCCAACCTCAACATCCCCTTACCAGACCTCAGTGCTGTATCATTGGCAGGCATCAGTGGCCTGCCCTCCTCCACAG GTTTGCCATCCCTGGCTCCTCtcgcccccctcccccctctgaACCTCCCTGGCATGGCCCCTCTGTCCATGTCCGGTGTTCTGCCCTCCACTTTATCCGCAATGCCTGGAGTCTCTCTACCTTCTGACCTCGTCCCATCTGTTGCCCCAACAACTGTCCCCTTAACAGCCAACCAGACCCCAGCGCTGATCCTGGATGCCACTCCCACCCCAGCGGTCATGGATGCGCGCACGGAGACGCTCATTGCCACAGAGAAGACCTCGCAGGACACAACAGAAGTCAGCGCACAGGCTACACCAGAGTCATCATAA
- the tlk1b gene encoding serine/threonine-protein kinase tousled-like 1-B isoform X2, whose translation MDELQSLDPRRQELLEARFMGAVSGNTGGSTGSTSGGAKGLNNNECSNHSFGSLGSLSDKESENSDLKRGGSPAYSISWLNGRTPPTLPPLFFFFLQTPEKKHSESSRRKRKADNQSESNQGKSSGRGAKISDYFDGGNGSSPVRGIPPVLRSPHGSHSAPGSIVRQNSSSPTSLCFTDPTTHPKQLSSRTVQTDLTLLKLAALESNKNLDLEKKEGRIDDLLRANCDLRRQIEEQQKLLERYKERLNKCTTMSKKLLIEKSTQEKQSCREKSMQDRLRLGHFTPVRHGASFTEQWTDGYAFQNLIKQQEWVNQQREDIERQRKLLAKRKPPSTTPSQSPTPYGESKPRKTKAVNGADSDPFLKPSLPTLLTVAEYHEQEEIFKLRLGHLKKEEAEIQAELERLERVRNLHIRELKRISNEDSSQFKDHPTLNDRYLLLHLLGRGGFSEVYKAFDLFEQRYAAVKIHQLNKNWREEKKENYHKHACREYRIHKQLDHPRIVKLYDYFSLDTDTFCTVLEFCEGNDLDFYLKQHKLMSEKEARSIVMQIANALRYLNEIKPPIIHYDLKPGNILLVDGTACGEIKITDFGLSKIMDDDNYGVDGMDLTSQGAGTYWYLPPECFVVGKEPPKISNKVDVWSVGVIFFQCLYGRKPFGHNQSQQDILQENTILKATEVQFPPKPVVSNEAKAFIRRCLAYRKEDRYDVHQLCSDSYLLPHIRRSNSSGNLQATPSSPASSGIISY comes from the exons ATGGATGAGTTGCAGTCTCTGGACCCACGCCGCCAGGAGCTACTGGAGGCCCGCTTTATGGGGGCCGTCAGCGGCAACACAGGTGGCAGCACAGGAAGTACCAGCGGAGGAGCcaag GGGTTGAACAATAATGAGTGCTCTAACCACAGCTTTGGCAGTCTGGGGTCATTAAGTGATAAAGAGTCAGAG AACTCTGATCTGAAAAGAGGAGGTTCTCCTGCATATTCG ATTTCTTGGTTGAATGGAAGgaccccccccaccctcccccccctttttttcttcttcctccagaCACCTGAGAAGAAGCACTCTGAGTCgtcaagaagaaagagaaaagctgACAACCAGTCAGAGAGCAACCAAG gAAAGTCTTCCGGCAGAGGGGCTAAGATCAGCGATTATTTTGAC GGTGGAAATGGCTCCAGTCCAGTAAGGGGTATTCCTCCTGTCCTCCGCTCCCCGCACGGCTCGCACTCTGCACCTGGATCTATT GTCAGACAGAACAGCTCCTCACCCACCAGCCTGTGTTTCACTGATCCCACGACACACCCAAAGCAGCTCAGCAGCAGAACTGTGCAG ACTGACCTTACGCTGTTGAAGCTCGCTGCACTTGAGAGCAATAAGAATCTTGATCTGGAGAAAAAGGAAGGAAGAATAGATGATCTGCTCAGG GCTAACTGTGACCTCCGGAGACAGATTGAGGAACAGCAGAAGCTGCTGGAGAGATATAAAGAGCGACTGAACAAATGCACTACCATGAGCAAAAAACTCCTCATTGAGAAG AGTACGCAGGAGAAACAGTCATGTCGGGAGAAAAGCATGCAGGACCGCTTGCGACTTGGCCACTTCACCCCTGTCCGACACGGAGCTTCATTTACAGAGCAGTGGACTGACGGATATGCCTTCCAGAACCTGATCAA ACAACAGGAGTGGGTGAACCAGCAGAGGGAAGACATTGAAAGGCAGCGGAAACTTCTAGCAAAGCGCAAACCCCCCAGTACGACCCCCTCTCAGAGTCCCACCCCATATGGAGAATCCAAACCCAGAAAGACCAAAGCAGTGAACGGAGCCGACAGTGACCCCTTCCTCAAACCCAGCCTACCTACTCT GTTGACTGTAGCAGAATATCACGAACAGGAAGAAATCTTCAAACTGAGACTGGGCCATCTTAAAAAG GAGGAGGCAGAAATCCAGGCTGAGTTGGAGCGTTTAGAGCGAGTGAGAAATTTGCATATTCGTGAACTGAAGAGAATCAGTAATGAGGACAGCTCTCA GTTTAAAGATCATCCTACTCTCAATGATCGATATCTACTTTTGCACTTGCTGGGAAGAGGAGGATTCAGTGAGGTTTACAAG GCATTTGACCTGTTTGAACAGCGCTATGCTGCCGTTAAGATCCACCAACTCAACAAGaactggagagaagagaaaaaggaaaactaTCATAA ACATGCCTGTAGGGAATATCGAATCCACAAGCAACTGGACCATCCCAGAATAGTCAAACTGTACGACTACTTCTCCCTGGACACAGACAC ATTCTGCACAGTGTTGGAGTTCTGTGAGGGAAATGATCTGGACTTTTATCTGAAGCAGCACAAGTTGATGTCTGAGAAAGAAGCGCGCTCCATTGTCATGCAGATTGCTAACGCTCTCCGATACCTCAACGAGATCAAGCCGCCGATCATTCACTATGACCTCAAACCAG GGAACATTCTGCTGGTGGATGGTACGGCGTGCGGAGAGATAAAAATCACGGATTTCGGTCTTTCGAAGATCATGGATGATGATAACTATGGGGTTGATGGCATGGACCTGACCTCGCAGGGGGCTGGAACTTACTG GTATTTACCACCAGAGTGTTTTGTAGTTGGAAAAGAACCTCCAAAGATTTCCAACAAAGTAGACGTTTGGTCTGTGGGTGTCATTTTCTTCCAGTGTCTGTATGGACGCAAG CCTTTTGGCCATAATCAGTCCCAGCAGGACATCCTCCAGGAGAACACCATCCTCAAAGCCACTGAAGTCCAATTCCCTCCTAAACCTGTGGTCAGCAATGAGGCCAAG GCGTTTATTCGGCGCTGTTTGGCCTATAGAAAGGAAGATCGTTACGATGTCCACCAGCTGTGCAGCGACTCCTACCTGCTTCCGCACATCAGACGCTCCAATTCGTCAGGAAACCTGCAGGCCACGCCCTCTAGCCCCGCCTCTTCTGGCATCATCTCCTACTGA
- the tlk1b gene encoding serine/threonine-protein kinase tousled-like 1-B isoform X1 — translation MDELQSLDPRRQELLEARFMGAVSGNTGGSTGSTSGGAKGLNNNECSNHSFGSLGSLSDKESENSDLKRGGSPAYSISWLNGRTPPTLPPLFFFFLQTPEKKHSESSRRKRKADNQSESNQGKSSGRGAKISDYFDLQGGNGSSPVRGIPPVLRSPHGSHSAPGSIVRQNSSSPTSLCFTDPTTHPKQLSSRTVQTDLTLLKLAALESNKNLDLEKKEGRIDDLLRANCDLRRQIEEQQKLLERYKERLNKCTTMSKKLLIEKSTQEKQSCREKSMQDRLRLGHFTPVRHGASFTEQWTDGYAFQNLIKQQEWVNQQREDIERQRKLLAKRKPPSTTPSQSPTPYGESKPRKTKAVNGADSDPFLKPSLPTLLTVAEYHEQEEIFKLRLGHLKKEEAEIQAELERLERVRNLHIRELKRISNEDSSQFKDHPTLNDRYLLLHLLGRGGFSEVYKAFDLFEQRYAAVKIHQLNKNWREEKKENYHKHACREYRIHKQLDHPRIVKLYDYFSLDTDTFCTVLEFCEGNDLDFYLKQHKLMSEKEARSIVMQIANALRYLNEIKPPIIHYDLKPGNILLVDGTACGEIKITDFGLSKIMDDDNYGVDGMDLTSQGAGTYWYLPPECFVVGKEPPKISNKVDVWSVGVIFFQCLYGRKPFGHNQSQQDILQENTILKATEVQFPPKPVVSNEAKAFIRRCLAYRKEDRYDVHQLCSDSYLLPHIRRSNSSGNLQATPSSPASSGIISY, via the exons ATGGATGAGTTGCAGTCTCTGGACCCACGCCGCCAGGAGCTACTGGAGGCCCGCTTTATGGGGGCCGTCAGCGGCAACACAGGTGGCAGCACAGGAAGTACCAGCGGAGGAGCcaag GGGTTGAACAATAATGAGTGCTCTAACCACAGCTTTGGCAGTCTGGGGTCATTAAGTGATAAAGAGTCAGAG AACTCTGATCTGAAAAGAGGAGGTTCTCCTGCATATTCG ATTTCTTGGTTGAATGGAAGgaccccccccaccctcccccccctttttttcttcttcctccagaCACCTGAGAAGAAGCACTCTGAGTCgtcaagaagaaagagaaaagctgACAACCAGTCAGAGAGCAACCAAG gAAAGTCTTCCGGCAGAGGGGCTAAGATCAGCGATTATTTTGAC CTGCAGGGTGGAAATGGCTCCAGTCCAGTAAGGGGTATTCCTCCTGTCCTCCGCTCCCCGCACGGCTCGCACTCTGCACCTGGATCTATT GTCAGACAGAACAGCTCCTCACCCACCAGCCTGTGTTTCACTGATCCCACGACACACCCAAAGCAGCTCAGCAGCAGAACTGTGCAG ACTGACCTTACGCTGTTGAAGCTCGCTGCACTTGAGAGCAATAAGAATCTTGATCTGGAGAAAAAGGAAGGAAGAATAGATGATCTGCTCAGG GCTAACTGTGACCTCCGGAGACAGATTGAGGAACAGCAGAAGCTGCTGGAGAGATATAAAGAGCGACTGAACAAATGCACTACCATGAGCAAAAAACTCCTCATTGAGAAG AGTACGCAGGAGAAACAGTCATGTCGGGAGAAAAGCATGCAGGACCGCTTGCGACTTGGCCACTTCACCCCTGTCCGACACGGAGCTTCATTTACAGAGCAGTGGACTGACGGATATGCCTTCCAGAACCTGATCAA ACAACAGGAGTGGGTGAACCAGCAGAGGGAAGACATTGAAAGGCAGCGGAAACTTCTAGCAAAGCGCAAACCCCCCAGTACGACCCCCTCTCAGAGTCCCACCCCATATGGAGAATCCAAACCCAGAAAGACCAAAGCAGTGAACGGAGCCGACAGTGACCCCTTCCTCAAACCCAGCCTACCTACTCT GTTGACTGTAGCAGAATATCACGAACAGGAAGAAATCTTCAAACTGAGACTGGGCCATCTTAAAAAG GAGGAGGCAGAAATCCAGGCTGAGTTGGAGCGTTTAGAGCGAGTGAGAAATTTGCATATTCGTGAACTGAAGAGAATCAGTAATGAGGACAGCTCTCA GTTTAAAGATCATCCTACTCTCAATGATCGATATCTACTTTTGCACTTGCTGGGAAGAGGAGGATTCAGTGAGGTTTACAAG GCATTTGACCTGTTTGAACAGCGCTATGCTGCCGTTAAGATCCACCAACTCAACAAGaactggagagaagagaaaaaggaaaactaTCATAA ACATGCCTGTAGGGAATATCGAATCCACAAGCAACTGGACCATCCCAGAATAGTCAAACTGTACGACTACTTCTCCCTGGACACAGACAC ATTCTGCACAGTGTTGGAGTTCTGTGAGGGAAATGATCTGGACTTTTATCTGAAGCAGCACAAGTTGATGTCTGAGAAAGAAGCGCGCTCCATTGTCATGCAGATTGCTAACGCTCTCCGATACCTCAACGAGATCAAGCCGCCGATCATTCACTATGACCTCAAACCAG GGAACATTCTGCTGGTGGATGGTACGGCGTGCGGAGAGATAAAAATCACGGATTTCGGTCTTTCGAAGATCATGGATGATGATAACTATGGGGTTGATGGCATGGACCTGACCTCGCAGGGGGCTGGAACTTACTG GTATTTACCACCAGAGTGTTTTGTAGTTGGAAAAGAACCTCCAAAGATTTCCAACAAAGTAGACGTTTGGTCTGTGGGTGTCATTTTCTTCCAGTGTCTGTATGGACGCAAG CCTTTTGGCCATAATCAGTCCCAGCAGGACATCCTCCAGGAGAACACCATCCTCAAAGCCACTGAAGTCCAATTCCCTCCTAAACCTGTGGTCAGCAATGAGGCCAAG GCGTTTATTCGGCGCTGTTTGGCCTATAGAAAGGAAGATCGTTACGATGTCCACCAGCTGTGCAGCGACTCCTACCTGCTTCCGCACATCAGACGCTCCAATTCGTCAGGAAACCTGCAGGCCACGCCCTCTAGCCCCGCCTCTTCTGGCATCATCTCCTACTGA